In a single window of the Candidatus Dependentiae bacterium genome:
- the prmC gene encoding peptide chain release factor N(5)-glutamine methyltransferase, whose protein sequence is MEQKKITALIGRIKTSLRPVYHDATLREQSAWWIVEAITKKNHIELIAQNSFELTPEQEAQLAAWLDALINESMPLQYLIGSVPFVDLEIMVKPPVLIPRPETEEWVANLIGDLKRLENQSITILDACTGSGCVALALAHALPAAQVYAIDISAQALELAKANAQHNGIANITFMESDLFDAVPTDQLFDLIVSNPPYISFNEFEELYNSVTTWEDPQALVAEDEGYAILYELIEQAADFIELNAEMQQRGIPQVVLEIGYKQGHKVSDFMKSAGFNDVKVHKDLAGKDRTVTGRIDSVVDSKKTT, encoded by the coding sequence ATGGAACAAAAAAAAATAACGGCGCTCATTGGGCGCATTAAAACTTCATTACGGCCTGTGTACCACGACGCCACGTTGCGTGAGCAATCTGCATGGTGGATAGTCGAAGCTATTACTAAAAAAAATCATATTGAACTTATAGCTCAGAATTCTTTTGAGTTGACGCCAGAACAAGAGGCGCAGTTGGCAGCCTGGCTTGATGCGCTGATTAATGAATCTATGCCTTTGCAATATTTAATAGGATCGGTACCATTTGTTGACCTTGAAATCATGGTCAAACCACCGGTGCTGATTCCTCGTCCCGAAACAGAAGAATGGGTTGCTAATCTTATTGGTGATTTAAAGAGGTTAGAAAATCAATCGATCACCATTTTGGATGCTTGTACTGGTTCTGGGTGCGTTGCATTAGCATTAGCGCATGCATTGCCAGCGGCACAGGTTTATGCCATTGATATTTCGGCTCAAGCACTTGAACTTGCAAAAGCTAATGCACAACACAATGGCATTGCCAATATCACCTTTATGGAATCGGATCTTTTTGATGCGGTACCAACGGATCAGTTATTTGACCTTATCGTATCCAATCCGCCCTATATTTCGTTTAATGAATTTGAAGAGCTTTATAATTCAGTCACTACGTGGGAAGATCCGCAAGCATTGGTGGCTGAGGATGAAGGATATGCTATTTTGTATGAACTCATCGAACAAGCAGCGGATTTCATAGAACTGAATGCTGAAATGCAACAGCGGGGTATTCCACAAGTGGTACTTGAAATTGGGTACAAACAAGGTCACAAGGTTTCTGATTTCATGAAGAGTGCCGGCTTTAATGACGTAAAAGTTCATAAAGACTTAGCGGGCAAAGATCGGACGGTCACAGGAAGGATCGACAGTGTGGTTGATTCCAAAAAAACAACATGA
- the ftsY gene encoding signal recognition particle-docking protein FtsY, whose protein sequence is MFGFLKNTLQKIYNQFTTKIQALFARNTVDAAALKELETILIASDAGVKTTRTIIEHLKQTYQSGKLPEGHTLKNVLEQQLLALLQTKKAPTHATVYLLVGINGSGKTTFAGKLANSLSSQGKKVLLVAADTFRAAAPEQLTRWAERSNTAILVGNPNQDPASVVFTGCTKFKNEQFDTLIVDTAGRLQTKTNLMKELEKIRNVIGKQLPHHNVCALLTVDSMLGQNSFEQAKLFHESTHLDGIVLTKMDGTGKGGIVFAITQELGIPIAYITYGEQLDQLKVFDAQEYVEQLLNG, encoded by the coding sequence ATGTTTGGCTTTCTAAAAAACACCTTACAAAAAATTTATAATCAATTCACCACAAAAATTCAGGCGCTTTTTGCGCGTAATACGGTGGACGCTGCGGCACTCAAAGAGTTGGAGACAATTTTAATTGCGTCAGATGCTGGTGTTAAAACAACACGTACTATTATTGAGCACCTCAAGCAAACCTATCAAAGCGGTAAGCTGCCAGAAGGTCATACGCTCAAAAATGTTCTTGAGCAGCAATTGCTTGCCTTGCTTCAAACAAAAAAAGCACCAACTCATGCTACGGTTTACCTTCTTGTGGGTATTAACGGTAGCGGCAAGACAACCTTTGCTGGCAAGCTAGCAAATAGCTTAAGTAGCCAGGGTAAAAAAGTATTACTCGTAGCTGCCGACACGTTCCGTGCTGCAGCTCCTGAGCAACTGACCCGTTGGGCAGAGCGTAGTAATACTGCAATCTTGGTGGGTAATCCAAATCAAGATCCTGCATCGGTGGTATTTACCGGATGCACAAAATTTAAAAACGAGCAGTTTGACACCTTAATTGTCGACACCGCGGGTCGCTTGCAAACGAAAACTAATTTAATGAAAGAGTTAGAAAAAATTCGCAATGTGATCGGCAAGCAGTTGCCACATCATAACGTGTGTGCCTTATTGACTGTTGATTCCATGCTTGGGCAAAACTCCTTTGAACAGGCAAAATTATTCCATGAAAGCACACATCTTGATGGTATTGTGCTCACCAAAATGGATGGCACGGGTAAAGGTGGCATTGTGTTTGCCATTACGCAAGAGCTTGGCATTCCTATTGCTTACATAACCTATGGCGAACAACTTGACCAATTAAAAGTGTTTGATGCGCAAGAATACGTAGAACAACTACTTAATGGATAA
- a CDS encoding NAD(P)-dependent glycerol-3-phosphate dehydrogenase, giving the protein MKTVTLLGAGAWGTAVATLLAHNGYRVKLWSHDSQVIAAIKAQGSNEQYLPGVKLSNLIEPVTDLQEALAGAQWIFEAVPVKFLRTILEQSKSHCTHDQVWVILSKGMEQHTHFLVSQMIDDVLGAATKKAVLSGPSFAQDVANQDITGATIAASDCAIGLELQQMLATKFFRPYVSLDLIGTQVGGAVKNVLALGTGMLEGAGYKENAKAFLLTRGLHEMVHLATAFGGKQATLYGLSGVGDLVLTATGTQSKNFALGKRLGKGETLEAILQEIGTAPEGVNTVQSVYDLARTQQLELPICQGLYHVMFNGKKIDDLLAELMARPLEVECPL; this is encoded by the coding sequence ATGAAAACAGTCACCTTGTTGGGAGCTGGCGCCTGGGGCACAGCAGTTGCTACTCTATTAGCCCACAATGGGTACCGCGTAAAATTATGGTCTCACGATTCGCAGGTTATTGCTGCTATTAAAGCACAGGGCAGCAACGAGCAGTATTTGCCGGGTGTGAAATTGAGTAACCTTATTGAACCAGTAACCGATTTGCAAGAGGCTCTTGCGGGAGCTCAGTGGATTTTTGAGGCGGTACCGGTTAAGTTTTTACGCACGATTTTAGAACAATCAAAGTCTCATTGCACGCATGACCAAGTGTGGGTAATTTTAAGCAAAGGCATGGAGCAGCACACGCACTTTTTGGTGAGCCAGATGATAGATGATGTGTTGGGTGCTGCAACAAAAAAGGCCGTACTTTCTGGTCCCAGTTTTGCCCAGGATGTTGCCAATCAAGATATTACCGGCGCAACCATAGCCGCTTCCGATTGCGCTATTGGTTTAGAGCTACAACAAATGCTAGCGACAAAATTTTTTAGACCTTATGTTTCGCTCGATCTTATTGGCACCCAAGTTGGTGGTGCGGTCAAAAATGTGCTCGCCTTGGGTACTGGCATGCTTGAAGGAGCAGGATACAAAGAGAACGCCAAAGCATTTCTTTTAACACGTGGTCTGCATGAAATGGTACACCTTGCTACAGCTTTTGGCGGCAAGCAAGCGACGCTGTATGGACTGTCCGGCGTTGGCGATTTAGTATTGACTGCTACGGGCACGCAGAGTAAAAATTTTGCGTTGGGCAAACGTCTTGGCAAGGGTGAAACTCTTGAGGCAATTCTGCAAGAAATTGGCACAGCGCCTGAAGGTGTCAACACCGTGCAGTCGGTATACGATCTTGCTCGTACACAGCAATTAGAGTTGCCTATTTGCCAAGGATTGTATCATGTTATGTTTAATGGAAAAAAAATAGATGATTTGCTGGCAGAGCTTATGGCTCGTCCCTTGGAAGTTGAATGTCCCTTATAA
- the uppS gene encoding polyprenyl diphosphate synthase, with protein MKHFACIMDGNRRWAQRKGWLPWVGHRQGVQAVKCVVDFCIEKNIPYLSLYTFSIENFKRPETELNFLFDLMLEESDGMLKEYQAKGVRVRFIGDRSLFPEKIRPVCERIEQGTAHCSTLNLNFLFCYGARQEIMGSVKQIVRKIQTGELKEDQISDELFSQHLWTSGMPEPDMILRTGGVKRLSNFLLYQAAYAECYFLDCLWPEITKNDLEKAVTFFKDTQRNYGI; from the coding sequence ATGAAACACTTTGCATGTATTATGGATGGCAATCGTCGGTGGGCTCAACGTAAAGGCTGGTTGCCTTGGGTGGGACATCGTCAGGGAGTACAGGCGGTTAAATGTGTCGTTGATTTTTGTATAGAAAAAAATATTCCCTATCTCTCGTTATATACCTTTTCCATTGAAAATTTTAAGCGCCCCGAAACAGAATTAAATTTTTTATTCGATCTCATGCTTGAAGAATCAGATGGCATGCTAAAAGAATACCAAGCAAAAGGTGTGCGCGTTAGATTTATTGGTGATCGTTCATTGTTTCCTGAAAAAATTAGACCCGTATGCGAACGTATTGAACAAGGCACTGCGCATTGTTCTACCTTAAATCTTAACTTCTTATTTTGTTATGGCGCCCGTCAAGAAATTATGGGCAGCGTGAAACAAATTGTCCGTAAGATTCAAACAGGCGAGCTTAAAGAAGATCAAATTTCTGACGAACTATTTTCTCAACATTTATGGACCAGTGGTATGCCCGAACCGGATATGATTTTACGTACCGGTGGCGTAAAGCGGCTGAGCAACTTTTTACTCTATCAAGCAGCTTATGCGGAATGTTATTTCCTTGATTGTTTATGGCCAGAGATTACTAAAAATGATCTAGAAAAAGCGGTTACTTTTTTTAAAGATACCCAAAGGAATTACGGCATATGA
- a CDS encoding HAD family phosphatase — MIPNISGNKQIESSIKEKSAYADELYEQGVSFIQGFQEFHQKACALNLKMGVATNATDQTVFITNRALDLKGFFGEHIYNISHVNNLFKPHPALYLHAAKQLGIDPSECIAIEDSSHGIAAARAAGMFCIGINTAKKPERMTASHIIIDEYHEIDLEALLELVKHQ; from the coding sequence TTGATACCGAACATATCTGGAAACAAGCAAATCGAGTCCTCGATTAAAGAAAAATCAGCCTACGCTGACGAACTCTACGAGCAAGGCGTCTCATTCATTCAAGGGTTCCAAGAATTCCACCAAAAAGCATGTGCTCTAAATCTTAAAATGGGTGTTGCGACAAATGCAACCGACCAAACCGTATTCATCACCAATCGAGCACTCGATCTAAAAGGTTTTTTTGGTGAGCATATCTATAACATTTCCCATGTTAATAATCTGTTCAAACCCCATCCAGCCTTATATTTGCACGCAGCAAAACAACTAGGCATCGATCCATCTGAATGTATCGCAATTGAAGATTCGTCGCATGGCATTGCAGCCGCACGTGCTGCTGGTATGTTTTGTATCGGCATTAATACCGCTAAAAAACCAGAACGAATGACTGCATCGCACATCATTATTGATGAATACCACGAAATTGACCTTGAAGCATTATTAGAGCTCGTAAAGCACCAGTGA
- a CDS encoding DUF1796 family putative cysteine peptidase, whose protein sequence is MIKTIIITVLICCNTLVLAYKIIPIGTHCSAAAAIKGLNLRQVSLPLDWIVSSFAGLYQAFNDDFAHFLEKSSLRIRGDQQGIVDYYGFQFVHDFPTTTQTIKPSIDGSQEDVAVLVSQGKISPHYMDFYDEITSKYARRIKRMYEFCNGDEQVFFIRHFGMNKQQAIAFRDLIENKFPSLDFILVVVSPVRSQENDWNLPKIRNFYLDDRQVWNNPTEWERIYKALGLSVQNATRSITRLAERCLLCKVIE, encoded by the coding sequence ATGATAAAAACAATAATAATAACGGTATTAATATGTTGCAACACTCTTGTGCTTGCTTACAAAATCATCCCGATCGGCACTCACTGTTCGGCGGCTGCGGCAATTAAAGGTTTGAATTTAAGACAAGTCTCTCTGCCACTTGATTGGATTGTATCTAGTTTTGCAGGTCTTTATCAAGCTTTTAACGATGACTTTGCACACTTTTTAGAAAAATCTAGCTTAAGAATAAGAGGTGACCAGCAAGGCATAGTCGACTATTACGGATTTCAATTCGTTCATGATTTTCCAACAACTACCCAGACTATTAAACCATCAATTGACGGCTCTCAAGAAGACGTTGCGGTTCTTGTGAGTCAGGGAAAAATCAGCCCTCATTATATGGATTTTTATGACGAAATAACTTCAAAATACGCAAGGCGCATAAAAAGAATGTATGAATTTTGTAATGGCGATGAGCAAGTATTTTTCATAAGACATTTTGGTATGAATAAACAACAAGCCATTGCTTTTAGGGATCTTATTGAAAATAAGTTTCCGTCTTTAGATTTTATATTAGTTGTTGTGAGCCCTGTACGGTCGCAAGAAAATGATTGGAATTTACCTAAAATAAGAAATTTTTATTTAGATGATAGGCAGGTATGGAACAATCCCACAGAATGGGAACGAATTTATAAAGCGTTAGGTTTATCGGTTCAAAACGCAACGAGGTCTATTACTAGACTTGCAGAGCGGTGTTTGTTGTGCAAGGTGATTGAGTAA
- a CDS encoding class I SAM-dependent methyltransferase yields MKPIKYILLSLSTILLTNLTFSNNPTLPEPYKSINVLAPDYFEWWFPLANRKMLQHFITTMKPTVVVEIGSWLGASAIFMAGLLPDESKLYAIDHWQGSREHFDGNYNRLLVKLYHQFLSNVIHSNVAHKIVPVKTSSLDAATLLDINPDLIYIDGSHDPVDVYNDIMAWYPKLAVGGIMCGDDYGWGNEQVGYVNSGVDKAAAELGVSVSVIDDVFWYFPPKV; encoded by the coding sequence ATGAAGCCTATAAAATATATCCTGTTATCGTTATCAACAATTCTATTAACCAACCTAACTTTTAGTAATAACCCAACCCTTCCTGAACCGTATAAATCCATTAATGTTCTTGCCCCTGATTATTTTGAATGGTGGTTTCCATTAGCTAATAGAAAGATGCTTCAGCATTTTATCACCACCATGAAGCCAACTGTAGTGGTTGAAATTGGTTCTTGGCTTGGCGCATCTGCTATTTTTATGGCTGGGCTACTTCCTGACGAAAGCAAGTTATACGCAATTGATCATTGGCAAGGGTCTAGAGAACATTTTGATGGAAACTATAATCGATTACTAGTCAAACTGTACCACCAATTTTTATCAAATGTGATACATAGCAATGTTGCACATAAAATAGTCCCGGTAAAGACAAGTTCTCTTGATGCAGCAACATTACTCGATATTAACCCCGACCTTATTTACATTGATGGCTCCCATGACCCGGTAGACGTATACAACGACATTATGGCTTGGTATCCAAAACTCGCAGTTGGCGGGATTATGTGCGGAGACGATTATGGCTGGGGGAATGAACAAGTTGGCTATGTAAACAGTGGCGTTGACAAAGCTGCTGCTGAGCTGGGCGTTTCTGTATCGGTCATTGACGATGTATTCTGGTATTTTCCACCTAAAGTTTAA
- a CDS encoding glycosyltransferase yields the protein MVIFLLFLLAVPHVIGANNELKTSIIIPCSSRHAVHLYDLLKLYEAQTVLPDEVVISLSDVHLVERHIIDKLCQQPWRFCVQLLITPETLFAGPNRNRACEYATGDILICQDADDLPHPQRVEIITYFFKKYNVDHLMHGFSFTENMETMLQRYQDLSHIPFVTWQPFEDLFERFVFHNGNIAIKKNIWEKIKWSSLQIGEDAEFNREVYEYTTRCIALEIPLLVYRIALSATVIR from the coding sequence ATGGTCATTTTTTTATTATTTTTATTAGCAGTACCCCATGTTATTGGCGCCAACAATGAGCTTAAAACCTCTATTATTATTCCTTGTAGTTCAAGACATGCAGTGCATCTTTATGATTTACTCAAACTCTATGAAGCGCAAACAGTCTTGCCCGATGAAGTTGTCATTTCATTGTCTGATGTTCATTTAGTTGAACGCCATATCATTGACAAACTATGCCAACAACCATGGCGTTTTTGTGTGCAGCTACTCATCACGCCAGAAACGTTATTTGCAGGCCCCAATAGAAATAGAGCCTGTGAATATGCCACAGGGGATATATTAATTTGTCAGGATGCTGACGATTTGCCTCATCCGCAACGTGTGGAAATTATCACCTATTTTTTCAAAAAATATAATGTTGACCATCTCATGCATGGATTTTCATTTACAGAAAATATGGAAACTATGCTGCAGCGTTATCAAGACTTATCACACATTCCATTCGTTACATGGCAACCATTTGAAGACCTCTTTGAGAGGTTTGTCTTTCATAATGGCAACATTGCTATAAAAAAAAATATATGGGAAAAAATCAAATGGTCTTCTCTCCAAATAGGAGAAGATGCTGAATTTAATCGAGAAGTGTATGAATATACGACACGATGCATAGCTCTGGAAATACCATTATTGGTATACCGCA